From a single Plasmodium coatneyi strain Hackeri chromosome 4, complete sequence genomic region:
- a CDS encoding Glyoxalase II encodes MKIAGAIVAINYFSPVRTTPRLSLSNRLFFERGFSSRNNIYSTRFTKKDKKYFIVKKPDMCTNVIIVPMYRDNYSYIFYDDKDEGVAVDPSDHNVVNEVAEMENIKIKNVLCTHKHADHNGGNSYFFKKKINVYGIKEKDNKYINRNLQNLQSFEINNFKISTFLSHFHCNNHISYLVENSQKDPSKGKIFFTGDFLFICGLGKNFEGNNLDLRTSVNNLKKLQKDEAKIYIFCGHEYTQDNVKFALSVDGDNPQLAAFHQQLMQNENMLPTVPSLLEDEFAYNPFLRCHDEYIQNEIKKYAKRNHYVISAKSEYIALLRVMKDNFKC; translated from the coding sequence ATGAAGATCGCGGGGGCCATCGTGGCGATAAACTACTTCTCCCCAGTGAGAACAACTCCCCGACTGTCTTTGTCGAATAGGCTATTTTTCGAAAGGGGATTTTCCAGcagaaataatatatatagtaccCGCTTCACcaagaaggacaaaaaatatttcatcgTGAAGAAACCTgatatgtgcacaaatgtGATCATCGTCCCAATGTACAGAGATAACTactcctacattttttacgatGACAAGGATGAAGGAGTGGCAGTGGATCCAAGTGACCACAACGTCGTTAACGAAGTCgccgaaatggaaaatataaaaataaaaaatgtgctatgtacacataaacatgCTGACCATAATGGGGgaaatagctatttttttaagaaaaaaattaatgtatacggaattaaagaaaaggataataaatacataaataGGAATCTTCAAAACTTACAAAGTTTCGAAATAAATAACTTTAaaatttccacatttttgtcaCATTTTCACTGTAATAATCATATTTCATACTTAGTGGAAAATTCCCAAAAAGACCcttcaaaaggaaaaatattttttacgggtgattttttgttcatatgtggACTGGGCAAAAATTTCGAAGGCAACAATTTAGACTTGCGCACTTCtgtgaacaatttaaaaaagctaCAAAAGGATGAAGcaaaaatttacattttttgcggacatgaatatacacaaGACAATGTAAAATTTGCCTTAAGTGTAGATGGGGATAACCCCCAATTGGCTGCCTTTCATCAGCAACTTATGCAAAACGAAAATATGCTTCCCACTGTGCCTTCTCTCCTGGAGGATGAATTTGCATACAACCCTTTCTTGCGGTGTCACGACGAGTACATACAGaacgaaattaaaaagtacgCAAAAAGGAACCATTACGTTATTAGTGCCAAGTCTGAGTACATTGCTCTTTTGCGCGTCATGAAGGATAACTTTAAGTGCTGA